A genomic stretch from Bordetella sp. N includes:
- a CDS encoding 3-hydroxyacyl-CoA dehydrogenase NAD-binding domain-containing protein — METTQHPPVERMAKATAPRIRKVAVLGAGVMGAQIAAHCVNSGLPVLLFDLPAQGGDRSAIARKAVAGLAKLNPAPLALPALAEHIEPLNYDEHLDRLHECDLVIEAIAERLDWKEQLYNLILPALAPHATLASNTSGLSLGALAASLPEDIQPRFCGVHFFNPPRYMPLVELIPGPRTAPALLDSLETFLVADLGKRVVRAKDTPNFVGNRIGVFGIMAAMIEADRHGLTYDMVDELTGKRLGRAKSGTFRTADVVGLDTLAHVMRTMQDGLPDDPFHGSFATPPVLAELLRNGALGQKTGAGFYRKAGKAILRLDPASRDYVPADARLDDAVAAALSQKDPARRMQELRACDHPQARFVWALLRDTFHYAAVHLADIAETARDLDQAMRCGFGHAQGPFEVWQAAGWTQVARWIQDDIDQGHALASTPLPKWVLEGPVAEAGGVHTPAGSWNPTQGAFQARRKLPVYDTHLVPPLLVGERAWTMPGAGAAPTGHTATVGETVYENSDIRLWTAPAPGRSDVLIASFKTKMHTISPTVTAGLLHAVDLAEEHYRGLVIWQEGELFSAGADLQAVLPAFMQGGVAAIEPMERELQRVAQRMRNAQVPTVVALAGLALGGGCEISVHASARIAHMETYIGLVEVGIGVVPGAGGLAYCARRAAELRAASAPDAPLLSFVQKFAQAVATAQVSRSALDAREIGYLRESDPIVPHPDALLYAALQQAGAMADAGWRPALQQRFPVAGRDGIATLTAQLVNMRDGGFISAYDYEIGHAVAEVICGGDVDPGSLVDEEWMLAQERRAFLRLLAQPKTQERIVGMLKTGKPVRN; from the coding sequence ATGGAGACAACTCAGCATCCCCCCGTCGAACGTATGGCCAAGGCTACGGCGCCGCGTATACGCAAGGTCGCCGTGCTTGGCGCGGGCGTGATGGGCGCGCAGATCGCGGCGCATTGCGTCAACAGCGGTCTGCCCGTGTTGCTGTTCGACCTGCCGGCACAGGGCGGCGATCGCAGCGCGATCGCGCGCAAGGCCGTTGCGGGACTGGCCAAGTTGAATCCGGCGCCGCTGGCGCTGCCTGCCTTGGCCGAGCATATCGAGCCGCTCAATTACGACGAACATCTGGACCGCCTGCACGAGTGCGATCTGGTCATCGAAGCGATTGCTGAGCGCCTGGATTGGAAAGAGCAGCTCTATAACCTGATCCTGCCTGCGCTGGCGCCGCATGCCACCTTGGCCAGCAATACCTCTGGCCTGTCCTTGGGCGCGCTGGCGGCCAGCCTGCCGGAAGACATCCAGCCGCGTTTCTGCGGCGTGCACTTCTTCAACCCGCCGCGCTATATGCCGCTGGTTGAATTGATACCGGGGCCGCGCACCGCGCCCGCGCTGCTGGACAGTCTGGAAACCTTCCTGGTCGCCGATCTTGGCAAGCGTGTCGTGCGCGCGAAGGACACGCCGAACTTCGTCGGCAATCGAATTGGTGTCTTCGGCATCATGGCGGCGATGATCGAAGCCGATCGTCACGGCCTGACTTACGACATGGTCGACGAGCTGACCGGCAAGCGGCTGGGGCGCGCCAAGTCAGGCACCTTCCGCACCGCCGACGTGGTCGGCCTGGACACGCTGGCGCATGTGATGCGCACCATGCAGGACGGCCTGCCTGACGATCCCTTCCACGGGTCTTTCGCGACGCCGCCAGTGCTGGCGGAGCTGCTGCGCAACGGTGCGTTAGGGCAGAAGACCGGTGCCGGGTTTTATCGCAAAGCGGGCAAAGCCATACTGCGTTTGGATCCGGCCAGTCGCGATTACGTGCCGGCGGACGCGCGTCTGGATGACGCTGTCGCGGCTGCTTTGTCGCAGAAAGATCCCGCGCGCCGTATGCAGGAGCTGCGCGCTTGCGATCATCCCCAGGCGCGTTTCGTCTGGGCCTTGCTGCGTGACACCTTCCATTACGCCGCCGTGCATCTCGCCGACATCGCCGAGACCGCGCGCGATCTGGACCAGGCCATGCGTTGTGGCTTCGGCCATGCGCAAGGTCCTTTTGAAGTCTGGCAGGCCGCCGGCTGGACGCAGGTCGCGCGCTGGATCCAGGATGATATCGATCAGGGTCATGCGCTGGCCAGCACGCCCTTGCCGAAGTGGGTGCTTGAAGGACCCGTGGCCGAGGCGGGTGGGGTACACACGCCAGCCGGTTCCTGGAATCCGACTCAAGGCGCGTTCCAGGCACGGCGCAAACTTCCTGTCTACGACACGCATCTGGTGCCTCCGTTGCTGGTCGGCGAGCGGGCCTGGACCATGCCGGGGGCCGGCGCCGCGCCAACGGGACATACGGCGACCGTGGGCGAAACCGTTTACGAGAACAGCGACATCCGCTTGTGGACCGCGCCGGCGCCGGGGCGGTCGGACGTGCTCATCGCATCGTTCAAGACCAAGATGCACACCATCAGTCCCACCGTGACAGCCGGCCTGCTGCATGCGGTCGATCTGGCGGAAGAACACTACCGTGGCTTGGTGATCTGGCAGGAAGGTGAACTGTTCTCCGCGGGCGCGGACCTGCAAGCGGTGCTGCCGGCCTTCATGCAGGGCGGAGTGGCCGCGATCGAACCCATGGAACGTGAACTGCAGCGCGTCGCGCAACGCATGCGCAATGCGCAAGTGCCGACGGTCGTTGCGTTGGCGGGGCTGGCACTGGGCGGTGGTTGCGAGATATCTGTCCACGCTTCCGCGCGTATTGCGCATATGGAAACCTATATCGGCCTGGTCGAAGTCGGCATCGGCGTCGTGCCCGGTGCTGGCGGACTGGCTTATTGCGCCCGCCGGGCAGCGGAGCTGCGCGCGGCCAGCGCGCCGGATGCGCCGCTGTTGTCCTTCGTCCAGAAGTTCGCGCAAGCGGTTGCCACCGCGCAAGTCTCGCGCTCCGCGCTGGACGCACGAGAGATAGGCTATCTGCGTGAGAGCGATCCGATCGTGCCGCATCCTGACGCCTTGCTCTATGCGGCCTTGCAGCAGGCCGGCGCGATGGCTGATGCCGGCTGGCGGCCTGCCTTGCAGCAGCGCTTCCCGGTCGCGGGCCGGGATGGCATCGCCACCTTGACCGCGCAGCTGGTCAATATGCGCGATGGCGGTTTCATCTCCGCGTATGACTACGAGATCGGCCATGCCGTGGCCGAAGTGATCTGCGGCGGCGATGTCGATCCTGGTTCGCTGGTGGATGAAGAGTGGATGCTTGCGCAGGAGCGTCGCGCTTTTCTGCGTCTGCTTGCGCAGCCGAAGACACAAGAACGCATTGTCGGCATGTTGAAGACCGGCAAGCCCGTACGTAATTGA
- the clsB gene encoding cardiolipin synthase ClsB has product MSAHALELDWTEGNAIRLLMNGGDFFPALCEAIDKARHSVHLETYIFLLDRTGRRVLEALEGAAARGVRVRVVIDGFGSQQTGDAVVARIKAAGGECRIFRPEPHWIKRLLFSRSRLRRLHRKVAVVDSEVAFVGGINVEDDYDDVELTEEIAANPRFDFAVEVRGPLVSYAVHAQDLLWVRLNWAAARRNPKQWRRPSQWRRLKKPGDAPPQPQMGSLRAALVLRDNLRFRNTFERAYLYGIARAKEEILIASAYFFPGVRFRKALARAAARGVRVRLVLQGKIEYRMQYYATHALYEELLRAGIEIYEYMPSFLHAKVAVIDHIATVGSSNLDPFSLLLAREANVVVDDAGFADQLHTRLEAEIARGGRLIKSVEYARRGWIRRCVDTISYTVLRLGVALTGRTGRY; this is encoded by the coding sequence GTGAGTGCCCATGCCCTGGAGCTGGACTGGACGGAAGGCAACGCCATCCGCCTGCTGATGAACGGCGGCGATTTCTTTCCGGCGCTGTGCGAGGCCATCGATAAGGCACGCCACAGCGTGCATCTGGAAACGTACATCTTCCTGCTGGATCGCACGGGGCGACGCGTGCTCGAGGCGCTGGAAGGCGCCGCCGCGCGGGGTGTGCGCGTACGCGTGGTGATCGACGGCTTCGGCAGTCAGCAGACCGGGGACGCCGTGGTCGCGCGCATCAAGGCCGCGGGGGGAGAGTGCCGTATCTTCCGGCCCGAGCCTCATTGGATCAAGCGCCTGCTGTTTTCGCGCAGCCGTTTGCGGCGTTTGCATCGCAAGGTCGCCGTGGTCGATAGCGAGGTCGCCTTTGTAGGCGGCATCAACGTCGAGGACGATTACGACGATGTGGAGCTGACCGAGGAAATCGCCGCGAATCCGCGTTTCGATTTCGCCGTGGAGGTGCGCGGGCCGCTGGTCAGCTATGCCGTTCACGCGCAGGATCTGTTGTGGGTGCGTTTGAACTGGGCGGCCGCGCGGCGTAATCCCAAGCAATGGCGGCGGCCGTCGCAATGGCGCCGGCTGAAGAAGCCGGGTGATGCGCCGCCTCAACCGCAGATGGGTTCCTTGCGCGCCGCGCTGGTGCTGCGGGATAACCTGCGGTTTCGGAATACTTTCGAGCGGGCGTATCTGTACGGCATTGCGCGCGCGAAAGAAGAGATCCTCATCGCCAGCGCGTACTTCTTTCCGGGCGTGCGCTTCCGTAAGGCACTGGCTCGTGCGGCGGCTCGCGGCGTGCGCGTAAGGCTGGTTCTGCAAGGCAAGATCGAATATCGCATGCAGTACTACGCGACCCACGCCTTGTATGAAGAACTGCTGCGCGCCGGCATCGAGATCTACGAATACATGCCCAGCTTCCTGCATGCCAAGGTGGCGGTGATCGATCACATCGCGACGGTGGGCTCGTCCAATCTGGATCCCTTCAGCCTGCTGCTGGCGCGCGAGGCCAATGTGGTGGTGGATGACGCCGGCTTCGCGGATCAACTACATACGCGCCTGGAAGCGGAGATCGCCCGTGGCGGGCGCCTGATCAAAAGCGTGGAGTACGCGCGGCGCGGATGGATACGGCGTTGCGTCGACACGATTTCGTACACGGTGTTGCGCCTGGGCGTGGCACTGACGGGGCGCACCGGGCGCTATTGA
- a CDS encoding endonuclease/exonuclease/phosphatase family protein, with protein sequence MSILRIVSYNIHKGKSASGARDSLKELRLGLHGLRPDLVFLQEVQGRNDSRNVIDAQHMSLGAALQMEVCYGRNAVRSASDHGNALLSRYPILEHENQDISDHRMEQRGLLHARVGIKGHDVHCFVVHLGLFAGSRERQIQALADRIDRLVPTGAPIIIAGDFNDWGDRLSPLFVQRLGVYEVFSHAPRSHGGDIPRLRDSMRRLTNVLRGVPNSLSMLERHNLVSMDGNYRIAPPPRTFPAVFPWFRLDRIYQRGFAVRSARVLRGRAWSRLSDHAPLLTELEIP encoded by the coding sequence ATGTCGATACTGCGCATCGTCAGCTACAACATCCACAAGGGCAAGTCCGCATCGGGTGCGCGCGATTCGCTCAAGGAATTGCGCCTGGGCCTGCATGGACTGCGGCCGGACCTGGTCTTCCTGCAGGAAGTGCAGGGGCGCAACGACAGCCGCAACGTCATCGATGCGCAGCACATGTCGCTGGGCGCGGCGTTGCAGATGGAAGTCTGCTATGGCCGCAACGCGGTGCGCAGCGCGTCCGACCACGGCAACGCCTTGCTGTCGCGTTATCCCATTCTTGAACACGAGAATCAGGATATCTCCGATCACCGCATGGAGCAGCGCGGGTTGCTGCATGCCCGGGTAGGCATCAAGGGCCATGACGTGCATTGCTTCGTGGTGCACCTGGGCCTGTTCGCCGGCAGCCGCGAGAGGCAGATCCAGGCGCTGGCCGACCGCATCGATCGCCTGGTGCCCACGGGCGCGCCCATCATCATCGCCGGCGATTTCAACGACTGGGGCGACCGCCTGTCGCCCTTGTTCGTCCAGCGCCTGGGTGTCTACGAAGTGTTTTCCCACGCGCCGCGTTCGCACGGCGGGGACATACCCCGTCTGCGCGATTCCATGCGGCGGCTGACCAATGTGCTGCGTGGCGTGCCCAATAGCCTGTCCATGCTGGAGCGCCACAATCTGGTGTCCATGGACGGCAACTACCGCATCGCGCCGCCGCCGCGCACCTTCCCCGCCGTCTTTCCCTGGTTCCGGCTGGACCGCATCTACCAACGTGGCTTCGCGGTGCGTAGCGCGCGAGTGCTGCGTGGCCGTGCTTGGTCCCGCCTGTCCGACCATGCTCCCTTGCTGACCGAACTGGAAATCCCGTGA
- the aspS gene encoding aspartate--tRNA ligase, translating to MRTCYTGQVCRDHLGQTVTLFGWVNRRRDHGGVIFIDLRDRAGLAQIVFDPDNAAFATAERLRNEFCVKVTGLVRLRPEGTANADLASGEIEVLCKEVEILNASVTPPFQLDDDNLSETTRLTHRVLDLRRPQMQRNLMLRYRVSIEVRKFLDGLGFIDIETPMLTKSTPEGARDYLVPSRVNPGMFFALPQSPQLFKQMLMVSGFDRYYQITKCFRDEDLRADRQPEFTQIDCETSFLNEFEIREIFEGMIRHVFKVVQNVDLADTFPTMTWTEAMRRYGSDKPDLRVSLEFTDIGDIMRDVDFKVFASAATAAGSRVVALRVPGGASLSRSEIDSYTQFVGIYGAKGLAWIKVNEVAKGRDGLQSPIVKNIHDAALTELLKRTGAQDGDIIFFGADREKVVNDAIGALRIKIGHSEFGKTTGLFTAGWQPLWVVDFPMFEYDEEDARYTAAHHPFTSPKDGHEDFLETDPSKAIAKAYDMVLNGWEIGGGSVRIHREEVQSKVFRALKINAEEASEKFGFLLDALQYGAPPHGGIAFGLDRICTMMTGADSIRDVIAFPKTQRAQDLLTQAPSAVDEKQLRELHIRLRNAEVK from the coding sequence ATGCGTACCTGCTACACCGGCCAGGTTTGCCGTGACCACCTCGGTCAGACCGTTACCCTGTTTGGCTGGGTAAACCGCCGCCGCGATCACGGCGGGGTGATTTTCATCGACCTGCGCGACCGCGCTGGCCTGGCGCAGATCGTGTTCGATCCGGATAACGCCGCCTTCGCTACCGCCGAGCGCCTGCGCAACGAGTTCTGCGTCAAGGTCACCGGCCTGGTGCGCCTGCGTCCCGAAGGCACCGCCAATGCGGACCTGGCTTCCGGCGAAATCGAAGTGCTGTGCAAGGAAGTGGAAATCCTGAACGCGTCGGTGACGCCGCCGTTCCAGCTGGATGACGACAATCTGTCGGAAACCACCCGCCTGACGCACCGCGTGCTGGACCTGCGCCGCCCGCAGATGCAGCGCAACCTGATGCTGCGTTATCGCGTGTCCATCGAAGTGCGCAAGTTCCTGGACGGCCTGGGTTTCATCGACATCGAAACCCCCATGCTGACCAAGAGCACGCCTGAAGGCGCGCGCGACTACCTGGTGCCGTCGCGAGTCAATCCCGGCATGTTCTTCGCGCTGCCGCAGTCGCCCCAGCTGTTCAAGCAGATGCTGATGGTGTCGGGCTTCGACCGCTACTACCAGATCACCAAGTGCTTCCGCGACGAAGACTTGCGTGCCGATCGCCAGCCGGAATTCACCCAGATCGATTGCGAAACCTCGTTCCTGAACGAATTCGAGATCCGTGAAATCTTCGAAGGCATGATCCGCCACGTCTTCAAGGTCGTGCAGAACGTCGACCTGGCCGATACCTTCCCCACGATGACGTGGACCGAAGCCATGCGCCGCTACGGTTCGGACAAGCCCGACCTGCGCGTGTCGCTGGAATTCACCGACATCGGCGACATCATGCGCGACGTGGACTTCAAGGTCTTCGCGTCCGCCGCCACCGCCGCGGGCAGCCGCGTGGTGGCCCTGCGCGTGCCGGGCGGTGCGTCCCTGTCGCGTAGCGAAATCGACAGCTACACCCAGTTCGTCGGCATCTACGGCGCCAAGGGCCTGGCCTGGATCAAGGTCAATGAAGTGGCCAAGGGCCGTGACGGCCTGCAGTCGCCCATCGTCAAGAACATCCATGACGCGGCCCTGACCGAGCTGCTCAAGCGCACCGGCGCGCAAGACGGCGACATCATCTTCTTCGGCGCCGACCGCGAGAAGGTCGTCAACGACGCCATCGGCGCGCTGCGCATCAAGATCGGCCACAGCGAATTCGGCAAGACCACCGGCCTGTTCACGGCCGGCTGGCAGCCGCTGTGGGTGGTCGACTTCCCCATGTTCGAATACGACGAGGAAGACGCCCGCTACACCGCCGCGCACCACCCCTTCACCAGCCCGAAGGACGGCCACGAGGACTTCCTGGAGACCGATCCCAGCAAGGCCATCGCCAAGGCTTATGACATGGTGCTGAACGGTTGGGAAATCGGCGGCGGCTCGGTTCGTATCCACCGCGAAGAAGTCCAGAGCAAGGTGTTCCGTGCCCTGAAGATCAACGCCGAGGAAGCCAGCGAGAAGTTCGGCTTCCTGCTGGACGCCCTGCAATACGGCGCGCCCCCGCACGGCGGCATCGCCTTCGGCCTGGACCGCATCTGCACCATGATGACCGGCGCCGACTCGATCCGTGACGTCATTGCCTTCCCCAAAACTCAACGTGCCCAGGATCTGCTGACCCAGGCGCCGTCGGCGGTCGACGAGAAGCAACTGCGCGAACTGCATATTCGCCTGCGTAACGCCGAAGTTAAGTAA
- a CDS encoding DUF502 domain-containing protein produces the protein MRVFKKYFITGLLIWVPLVITVWVLGVLVATLEGFVPNFLSAESLFGVDIPGFRFVLVILVVLLTGVFAANLLGRTLVDAWEKIVGRIPLVRSIYNSVKQVSDTVLAPNGQAFRKAVLIQYPRLGSWTIAFQTGTPSGEVAEHLQGEHVSVYIPTTPNPTSGFFLMMPRSDVIDLHISVDAALKYVVSMGVVAPPAPAAANAANVPPTVPPGVIPTAPGVRRPSNDGSTGPEQ, from the coding sequence ATGCGCGTTTTCAAGAAGTACTTCATCACCGGCCTGCTGATCTGGGTTCCCCTGGTCATCACGGTCTGGGTGCTGGGTGTACTCGTCGCCACGCTGGAAGGCTTCGTCCCCAATTTCCTGTCGGCGGAGTCCCTGTTCGGGGTCGACATCCCGGGCTTCCGTTTCGTCCTGGTGATCCTGGTGGTCCTGTTGACCGGCGTGTTCGCCGCCAACCTGCTGGGCCGCACCCTGGTCGACGCGTGGGAAAAGATCGTCGGCCGCATCCCGCTGGTGCGCTCCATCTACAACTCGGTCAAGCAGGTCAGCGACACCGTGTTGGCGCCCAACGGCCAGGCTTTCCGCAAGGCGGTGCTGATCCAGTACCCGCGCCTGGGCTCGTGGACCATCGCGTTCCAGACCGGTACGCCCAGTGGTGAAGTGGCGGAGCACTTGCAAGGCGAGCACGTCAGTGTCTACATTCCCACTACGCCCAACCCGACATCCGGCTTTTTCCTGATGATGCCGCGCAGCGACGTCATCGATTTACATATCAGCGTGGATGCCGCGCTGAAGTATGTGGTTTCCATGGGCGTCGTCGCGCCACCGGCACCTGCCGCCGCGAACGCCGCCAATGTGCCGCCCACCGTACCGCCTGGCGTCATTCCGACAGCGCCAGGGGTGCGACGACCCAGCAATGATGGGTCGACAGGGCCCGAGCAATAA
- a CDS encoding FmdB family zinc ribbon protein, with protein MPIYAYKCGACGFAKDVLQKISDAPLTVCPECGASAYSKQVTAAGFQLKGSGWYVTDFRNNGTGSAAPAAKKDEGASSTDAAAAAKTETKSDAPAAAPAATPAPAAAPAPPAAS; from the coding sequence ATGCCCATCTACGCTTACAAGTGTGGCGCCTGCGGTTTTGCCAAGGACGTCCTGCAAAAAATCTCTGACGCACCGCTCACGGTCTGCCCTGAATGCGGCGCCAGCGCCTATTCCAAACAGGTCACCGCCGCCGGCTTCCAGCTCAAGGGCTCGGGCTGGTACGTGACCGATTTCCGCAACAACGGGACCGGCAGCGCCGCCCCCGCGGCCAAGAAGGACGAAGGCGCCTCCAGCACCGACGCCGCCGCCGCCGCGAAGACCGAGACCAAGTCGGACGCCCCCGCGGCAGCACCGGCCGCCACCCCGGCACCCGCCGCGGCCCCCGCGCCACCAGCCGCTTCCTGA
- a CDS encoding GMC family oxidoreductase, which translates to MSSNAYEDEPVADAGWTFDYIVVGAGSAGCLLANRLTANPNIRVLLLEAGGPDDWRWIHIPVGYLYCIGNPRTDWCYRTQPDPGLNGRTLGYPRGRVLGGSSSINGMIYMRGQAADYDGWAAAGNTGWGWRDVLPYFTRSEDYHGTPNAFHGKGGELSVERQRLSWGLLDAFRGAAEQAGIPPIRDFNRGDNEGCDYFDVNQRRGVRWSASRAFLHPILKRPNLKVVTGARVSRLAFSGRRVEGVHFKGDDGRDRVALARAEVVLSAGAVGSAQLLQVSGIGPGSVLQNLGIPVMHDLPGVGENLQDHLQLRLIYKVTGAKTLNAIAGTLWGKAMMGLQYVVAKRGPLTMAPSQLGAFARSGPEQTRANVEYHVQPLSLEKFGDPLHAFPAFTASVCNLRPTSRGHIRIVSPSAQDHPHIQCNYLATPEDRRVAADSVRLTRRIVAQPALARYKPEEYRPGVEFHTDADLMRVAGDIGTTIFHPVGTCRMGVDDRAVVDPRLRVRGVQGLRVIDASVMPTITSGNTNSPTIMIAEKGAAMILEDAGLSAA; encoded by the coding sequence ATGAGTAGCAACGCTTATGAAGATGAACCCGTCGCCGACGCGGGCTGGACCTTCGACTACATCGTCGTCGGCGCCGGTTCGGCCGGCTGCCTGCTGGCGAATCGCCTGACGGCCAATCCCAATATCCGTGTGCTGCTGCTGGAAGCGGGCGGCCCCGATGACTGGCGCTGGATCCACATCCCCGTCGGCTATCTCTATTGCATCGGCAATCCCCGCACCGACTGGTGCTATCGCACTCAACCCGATCCCGGCCTGAACGGCCGCACCCTGGGCTATCCGCGTGGCCGCGTGCTGGGCGGCAGCTCCTCGATCAACGGCATGATCTACATGCGCGGCCAGGCGGCCGACTACGACGGCTGGGCCGCCGCCGGCAACACCGGCTGGGGCTGGCGCGACGTGCTGCCTTACTTCACCCGTAGCGAGGATTACCACGGCACGCCCAACGCCTTCCACGGCAAGGGCGGTGAACTGAGCGTCGAACGCCAGCGCCTGTCCTGGGGCCTGCTGGACGCTTTCCGCGGGGCCGCCGAACAGGCCGGCATCCCGCCGATACGCGACTTCAATCGGGGCGACAACGAGGGCTGCGACTATTTCGATGTCAACCAGCGCCGAGGCGTGCGCTGGAGCGCGTCGCGCGCCTTCCTGCATCCCATCCTGAAACGTCCCAATCTGAAGGTCGTCACGGGCGCGCGCGTCAGCCGGCTGGCGTTTTCAGGCAGGCGGGTCGAAGGGGTCCACTTCAAGGGCGATGACGGCCGCGACCGGGTGGCCCTGGCGCGCGCGGAGGTGGTGCTGTCGGCCGGCGCCGTCGGGTCGGCCCAGCTGCTGCAGGTATCGGGCATCGGTCCTGGTTCCGTGCTGCAGAACCTGGGGATCCCGGTGATGCACGACCTGCCCGGCGTGGGCGAGAACCTGCAGGATCATCTGCAATTACGGCTGATCTACAAGGTGACGGGCGCCAAGACCTTGAACGCCATTGCCGGGACCTTGTGGGGCAAGGCGATGATGGGGCTGCAGTATGTCGTGGCCAAGCGGGGGCCCCTGACCATGGCGCCGTCCCAGCTGGGGGCATTCGCGCGCTCGGGACCGGAGCAGACCCGTGCCAATGTGGAATATCACGTGCAGCCGCTGTCGCTGGAGAAATTCGGCGATCCCTTGCATGCCTTCCCCGCGTTTACGGCGTCGGTGTGCAATCTGCGGCCGACCAGCCGGGGGCATATCCGCATTGTGTCGCCGTCGGCGCAGGATCACCCGCATATCCAGTGCAACTATCTGGCCACGCCGGAAGACCGCCGCGTTGCCGCCGACAGCGTGCGCCTGACGCGCCGCATCGTGGCGCAGCCGGCGCTGGCGCGCTACAAGCCGGAGGAATACCGCCCCGGGGTCGAATTCCATACCGATGCCGACCTGATGCGCGTCGCCGGCGACATCGGCACGACCATTTTCCATCCCGTGGGCACGTGCAGGATGGGCGTCGACGACCGTGCGGTGGTTGATCCGCGGCTGCGGGTACGGGGCGTCCAGGGCCTGCGCGTCATCGACGCGTCCGTCATGCCCACCATCACGTCCGGCAACACCAATTCCCCCACCATCATGATCGCGGAAAAAGGCGCCGCCATGATCCTGGAAGACGCCGGGTTGAGCGCGGCGTAG
- the dapA gene encoding 4-hydroxy-tetrahydrodipicolinate synthase yields the protein MFYAPPQDPFHGIWVPLITPFAGDRVDHPALRRLVRHYRRAGVHGLIACGTTAEAAALDAAEQGEVLDTVLAEAGGMPVVMGLAGNNLRQVQARAREWGARPIAGLLATAPYYIRPSQAGLLEWFGGLADAAPVPLVIYDIPYRTGATLELATLLRLAAHPNIVAIKDCGGSLDKTIALIADGRLAVMAGEDLQAMTTLCLGGRGVIAASAHVRPDLYVALYDAVAGARIEQARALFHALAPVIRLLYAEPNPGPVKALLGRLHGFDGAVRAPLVAPDATLLLQLEAAVAALAPVDAEASLAIA from the coding sequence ATGTTCTACGCTCCGCCACAAGACCCCTTCCACGGCATCTGGGTGCCCTTGATCACGCCTTTCGCCGGCGATCGGGTCGACCATCCCGCGCTGCGGCGCCTGGTGCGCCATTACCGGCGCGCCGGGGTGCACGGCCTGATTGCCTGCGGCACCACCGCCGAAGCCGCTGCCCTGGATGCCGCCGAACAGGGAGAGGTGCTGGACACCGTCCTGGCCGAAGCGGGCGGCATGCCGGTGGTGATGGGGCTGGCGGGCAACAACCTGCGCCAGGTCCAGGCGCGCGCCAGGGAGTGGGGCGCGCGGCCGATCGCGGGGTTGTTGGCGACGGCGCCGTATTACATCCGGCCGAGCCAGGCGGGGTTGCTGGAGTGGTTCGGCGGGCTGGCCGATGCCGCGCCGGTGCCGCTGGTGATTTACGACATTCCTTATCGCACTGGCGCGACGCTTGAACTCGCGACCCTGCTGCGGCTGGCGGCGCATCCCAATATCGTGGCGATCAAGGATTGCGGCGGGTCGCTGGACAAGACCATCGCGCTGATCGCGGACGGCAGGCTGGCGGTCATGGCGGGGGAGGACCTGCAGGCCATGACCACCCTGTGTCTGGGTGGCCGGGGCGTCATCGCCGCGTCGGCGCATGTGCGGCCGGATCTGTATGTGGCGCTCTACGACGCGGTGGCGGGCGCGCGCATCGAACAGGCGCGCGCCTTGTTCCATGCCTTGGCGCCGGTGATTCGGCTGCTGTACGCGGAGCCCAACCCGGGTCCGGTCAAGGCCTTGCTGGGCCGCCTGCACGGTTTCGACGGCGCCGTGCGGGCACCGCTGGTCGCGCCCGACGCGACCTTGCTCCTGCAATTGGAAGCCGCGGTCGCCGCCCTGGCCCCTGTCGACGCTGAAGCCAGCCTTGCAATCGCGTAA
- a CDS encoding GAF domain-containing protein, which yields MFTIATPSNQDKAGLYAEVTAQARALLDGEHDRIANAANLAALVYRTLPDLNWAGFYFFDGHELVLGPFHGNPACVRITLDRGVCGAAASQRQTQVVPDVHAFPGHIACDAASRAEIVVPLVVNDQLIGVWDVDSPVPERFDETDRVGMEALCQVYLDSLGGAR from the coding sequence ATGTTCACCATCGCCACCCCTTCCAATCAAGACAAGGCCGGCCTGTACGCCGAAGTCACCGCCCAGGCGCGCGCGCTGCTGGACGGCGAGCACGACCGCATCGCCAACGCAGCCAACCTGGCCGCGCTGGTCTATCGCACCCTGCCGGATCTGAATTGGGCGGGCTTCTATTTCTTCGATGGGCACGAGTTGGTGCTGGGTCCTTTCCACGGCAATCCGGCTTGCGTGCGCATCACGCTGGACCGCGGCGTCTGCGGCGCCGCCGCCAGCCAGCGGCAGACCCAGGTGGTGCCGGACGTCCATGCGTTCCCTGGCCACATCGCCTGCGACGCTGCGTCCCGCGCGGAAATCGTCGTGCCGCTGGTGGTGAATGACCAGCTGATCGGCGTGTGGGATGTGGACAGTCCCGTGCCCGAGCGCTTCGACGAAACCGACCGGGTCGGCATGGAGGCGCTGTGCCAGGTCTATCTGGACAGCCTTGGGGGCGCTCGGTAA